Proteins from a single region of Xiphophorus maculatus strain JP 163 A chromosome 22, X_maculatus-5.0-male, whole genome shotgun sequence:
- the LOC102232209 gene encoding tumor necrosis factor receptor superfamily member 6-like gives MVSSRKFSEGLLLFCVFFFPNVVSPVSTELNVRHSSQVKLRVKRQECQDGTYEHGGINCCKCAAGQRLEEHCTETASYGKCVFCEDGTYNSEPSSKDSCEICTSCGPENANLEEDRPCTTIQDRTCRCKKGHYCNTAEGTCKICHPCTRCSSIKEHCTATTDTVCNEESTGLSGGAVAGIVIAVLFFVAALGVVVFRKNILGFFKRDTSNSPGPVNDPLLPVEMEPHIVDVAEIIGWKDMRQIALGCQMANSIENVKLSHPNDSEMWTQELLNKWVELKGRPASVELIATLRKMGKNNKADKIKEKLYPIDSPAQLSSA, from the exons ATGGTGTCCTCACGCAAGTTCTCCGAGggtcttcttttattttgtgttttcttctttccaaa tgttgtttCTCCGGTATCTACCGAACTAAATGTCCGACACTCATCTCAAGTAAAGCTTCGTGTGAAAAGGCAGGAATGTCAAGATGGCACTTACGAGCACGGAGGCATAAACTGCTGTAAATGTGCAGCTg GTCAACGACTGGAAGAGCACTGCACTGAAACTGCAAGCTAtggaaaatgtgtattttgtgaAGATGGGACTTATAACAGTGAACCCAGTTCTAAGGACTCCTGTGAAATCTGCACATCCTGCGGTCCAGAAAACG ctaATTTAGAAGAAGACAGACCCTGCACCACTATCCAAGACAGAACATGTAGATGTAAGAAAGGTCACTACTGCAATACTGCAGAAGGAACCTGTAAAATCTGCCATCCCTGTACAAG ATGTTCTTCCATTAAAGAGCACTGCACAGCCACCACTGATACGGTTTGCAACGAGGAAAGTACAG GTCTATCAGGTGGTGCAGTCGCTGGCATTGTgattgcagttttgttttttgtcgcTGCTCTTGGAGTAGTAGTGTTCAGGAAGAACATTCTGG GGTTTTTTAAACGAGACACATCAAATTCCCCTGGCCCTGTG AATGACCCACTTCTTCCAG TGGAGATGGAGCCGCACATAGTGGACGTTGCAGAAATAATCGGCTGGAAAGATATGAGACAAATTGCACTCGGCTGTCAGATGGCAAATTCCATTGAGAATGTAAAACTCAGCCACCCCAATGACAGTGAAATGTGGACCCAAGAACTACTGAATAAATGGGTGGAGCTGAAGGGCAGGCCTGCCTCAGTAGAGCTGATCGCGACCCTGCggaaaatggggaaaaacaacAAGGCGGACAAAATCAAAGAGAAACTGTATCCGATTGACTCTCCTGCACAACTTAGTTCtgcctaa